In Sesamum indicum cultivar Zhongzhi No. 13 linkage group LG8, S_indicum_v1.0, whole genome shotgun sequence, the sequence TTCCTGTGGTCGTTTCAGTTTCCAATCATTCAGTTAAAGGCTATGAAGTTTCCTGTCTGTGATGGTCAGTACTTCAACTGAAATGGTGACAATTGGGAATGTCTAAGCCTCTACTTCAGCTTCTTGAAAACTTTCTCTGAAATAGACTTGTTTCCATGACATGTTGTGGGAGAATTAAGATCGCATATTGTCAAGACTTGAGGAAAATGGACTAGATGTTAGTTGTTATTAAGAAATAACCTGGCCTTGGAcctgaaatttataattcagaATCTTGATGTGAACAAAGTTGCAGTAAGGAATGAGGAACATGttggggagggggagggggacTGGATAAGAAAGATTTTGCCCAATACTTGGTTTCATTTTCCTTATCAATGTTCCTAAAGTTTGATGTGAAAATGCATTACCTCATCGTAAGAATCATGAATTGTCTCATCCAAGTGCTAAGTTTATGAAATAAGTTCATTTGATCTAGTTATACAAGGTTCCCAGACAATTTCTCATTAAACCTTTTCTTCTGTCACTGTCTCTGATATAATAACTCGTATATGTCCTGATAAACAAAGCAGAAGGCCCTACAGTTTGTTCCGTCTGCTCATTCCCATGACCTGTTCATTTATGGTTCACAGGCCAAGTAATTAACACTTGTGGGTATGTTTGCCAGAAAGGAAGCCATAACACCCTTCATTCTTTGGCCTAAAGAAAATTCTCCTCATACTGAATgatcaaatagaaaattgagCGAGTTATTTCAGATGATGCTCTGAGCTATACCTTCTTTTCTAAAATGTGCACAACGAAATTGTTTATGTCCAGTTTCACTCATTTCTAGTAAACATTTTTCTGATTTGAATTCTTGTTAGGCTCCAAGTGTAAATAGCTTTTCCGTTTTTGAGACATTAAGTTAGGCTGGAAATAAGTAGAATTTACACCTCCAAGGCATCACGAAACCATGACTGTCGATTTTGAGAAATAGTCAGATTGTACATAAGTAGataatttattagaaaattgttGACATGGTTAGGAcatgaaaaatgtaataaactTAACTCCAATAAAGAAACATTTCTATGCTTAGCTGAGCtaagaaatataattcttGTAACTGAGCCCAGGCCAGAAGTGGTTTGGATAAGAACTTTCAAGTTTGACATGACGGGGTTCAAAAACTTTATTGATTGATTGTAAGAGTAAGAATTTCGGTACGTTGGTAACGTGCGTAACTGAATCTTAGCACCTATACAGAGTAGTGATTGAAAGAAGTGATAATATACATAGAAAGTGTGTTATAATGGTTATATTTTCTAACGACCGTTGATGCAGGACCTCCCTCGAACTTTCCCTGGCCACCCATGGTTGGACACTGCGGAGGGACATGCTGCTTTAAGGCGTGTACTTGTTGGGTATTCTTTTAGAGATTCTGATGTTGGTTATTGTCAGGTATTTTCTCTTCTTCGTTATCCTGGATTCGCTGGTTCAATCAAGCTCCCGTAAATGAACTTTTGTGCAGGGTTTAAATTATGTTGCAGCATTGCTGTTGCTTGTCATGAAAACCGAGGAAGATGCTTTCTGGATGCTTGCTGTGCTCTTAGAAGATGTGTTAGTTAATGATTGTTACACGAATAACTTGTCTGGATGCCACGTTGATCAGAGAGTATTCAAAGATCTGCTAACCAAAAAGTGTTGGAGGTTGCCTCTTAATATTCTTTCATCTGATAATGGTAGCTCATAAAGTTTTCATTTGTGACTTGTTGGattgaattgatgaaaaagaaTGAATCCTTCAGGATAGCTGCTCATTTGGACGCTTTGGAGTTTGATGTTTCTCTTGTATGCACGGAGTGGTTTCTGTGCCTCTTCTCCAAGAGTTTGCCTTCGGAGGTTAAAACACCTATACTCTCTCTCACACTAATGCTTGAACAGCCTCATCACTAACAATTTCCGGTTTGTTATATCATTCAGACGACCCTGCGCGTGTGGGACATTCTTTTCTGCGAAGGGGCAAATGTTCTGTTTAATGTAGCATTAGCAATATTTAAGGTAAATGGAGGTTGCTATATATGTTGTTTCATAGCTGAATAGAAATGGTAGACTTAAATCTTTGGATGAATGCAGATGAATGAAGAAAAACTGCTATTGACACATCACGTTGGTGACGTAATTAATGTTATACAGAGAAGTACACATCACCTCTTTGATCCCGATGAACTATTGACGGTAACTACCACGACCTTTCCTGTTGGTATTGAGAGACTAAAACATCTATTTCTGTGGTGGTTGCTAAGTCAGTTTAGAGTTGTTTCTTCATGCATCACCTTTATTTACCCAAACTTTTCATGAAAACATCTTTGCAGGTAGCCTTTAACAAGATAGGGAACATGACAACCACCACTATATTGAAGCAAAGGAAAAAGCAGGCACCCGCGGTGATGGCCGAGCTCCACCAGAGGTTAAAACGACTAAGTTCCGGGGCAGGTACTGATGAGAAATAATTCACTTTTGTGGAAAAacataagatatatatatatat encodes:
- the LOC105167388 gene encoding growth hormone-regulated TBC protein 1 yields the protein MMYGSIGSPSKRGLALGYDAQICILRPSMHARRANMTVRFQDLYGFIVEGNVDDVKVLNEVRERMRQQGRVWWALEANKGANWYLKIRFSSTLQSSLKISALVDAITLKRLIKKGIPLHLRPKVWFSLSGAAKKKSTVPDSYYNDLISAVEDKVTSATRQIDHDLPRTFPGHPWLDTAEGHAALRRVLVGYSFRDSDVGYCQGLNYVAALLLLVMKTEEDAFWMLAVLLEDVLVNDCYTNNLSGCHVDQRVFKDLLTKKCWRIAAHLDALEFDVSLVCTEWFLCLFSKSLPSETTLRVWDILFCEGANVLFNVALAIFKMNEEKLLLTHHVGDVINVIQRSTHHLFDPDELLTVAFNKIGNMTTTTILKQRKKQAPAVMAELHQRLKRLSSGAGTDEK